A portion of the uncultured Draconibacterium sp. genome contains these proteins:
- a CDS encoding carboxypeptidase-like regulatory domain-containing protein, with product MKIFLTLILLTGLFFSALADDKDNKPANADVPSTVMITGNVADELTGELLVGVEVKLEGTDKKAYTDFDGNFYFEDVTPGEYNITASYISYEKNEIEKKTIDIFSNEVSVKLKPVN from the coding sequence ATGAAAATTTTTCTAACACTTATTTTGCTTACAGGTTTATTCTTTTCGGCATTGGCTGATGATAAAGATAACAAACCGGCAAATGCAGATGTACCATCAACTGTAATGATTACCGGAAATGTTGCCGATGAACTAACCGGCGAATTGTTGGTGGGAGTAGAGGTGAAGCTGGAAGGAACCGACAAAAAAGCGTATACCGATTTCGACGGAAACTTCTATTTTGAAGATGTTACACCAGGTGAGTACAACATTACTGCCAGCTACATTTCTTACGAAAAGAACGAAATTGAAAAAAAGACAATTGATATATTCTCAAACGAGGTTAGTGTTAAGTTAAAGCCCGTGAATTAG
- a CDS encoding toxin-antitoxin system YwqK family antitoxin has product MKRLALLVGVLFVAFTVFAQELQEIDGLYYQDSQLFSGEYTTHFENGNLKMVSNFIDGKKDGECKLYFETGELNEVRSYKNNEMNGIWLTFNTNGVKVAEAAYKNGKKDGNWYVWDDEGNLKYELSYKDGEKAGTWKSYDEMGVVVNERNYSEF; this is encoded by the coding sequence ATGAAAAGGTTAGCATTGTTAGTAGGAGTTTTGTTTGTAGCATTTACAGTATTCGCACAAGAACTGCAAGAAATTGATGGTTTGTATTACCAGGATTCTCAACTGTTTTCAGGAGAGTACACTACTCATTTTGAAAATGGAAATTTGAAAATGGTATCAAACTTCATCGATGGAAAAAAAGATGGCGAATGTAAACTGTATTTTGAAACAGGTGAATTAAACGAGGTTCGTTCGTACAAAAACAACGAAATGAATGGTATTTGGCTTACTTTCAACACCAACGGAGTTAAGGTTGCTGAGGCCGCTTACAAAAACGGCAAAAAAGATGGCAACTGGTACGTGTGGGACGATGAAGGTAATTTAAAGTACGAACTTAGTTACAAAGACGGTGAAAAAGCCGGAACCTGGAAAAGCTACGATGAAATGGGAGTAGTTGTGAATGAAAGAAACTACTCTGAATTTTAA
- a CDS encoding TonB-dependent receptor, with the protein MNRLIISILLLIQGLVVTAQTGTIKGTVTDAKTKEALIGTTVLIKGTTQGTITDFDGNYVIPNVTAGTHTIAVSFISYDTQEFQVEVTAGQETMLNVDLAPATLEIEGVQVVAKAKRESEAMLLIDQKNASGIKESIGSKRMSSLGISDAASATSKISGVTKNEGSGDIYIRGLGDRYLTTTMNGLPIPSDDVEKKNIDLNMFSTDIIGNVGINKTFSVETYGDQASGAVNIGSKTYSEKIEIEASTGSSTNVLKDGNFGAFKATQNINDINLFGNYSRTYAPGDAIKYQSWNTEDQKFPLNRGLSLMGGKKFELFNNDFSVFATLSHSNDFEYRNGVYRKYRSNVLDNSYTDAETFQTEYNTTGLLNLTYDFNTDHSLNYNTMVIFKTVDQLYEQGRNGEGYAYDQLPQQEAAFTRDQNLKETQIIINQLLGTHNITEKNKVEWAVGYNMVDADEPNRIHNEVNMLDENTVGFAYVGDFQQKKSMQTISDDELNGYLKDIITFIDEDDKTLKLNIGGNFRMKSRDFYSLPYGVRAKNVTVQSIDNIDEALLNLNMYDNGELRVREVDPDYYDATLDVYAGYLNVDFGKDKLSGNVGVRYERDDLKVNWNVTNYVGRVGGLNESYDNILPALMLKYQANEKHSIRLVASKTITLPEFKELAPFEYVSPTGRVTKGNPDLIKSDNYNFDLKWEFFPDRGELFSVTGFYKMINDPINMAQTRGSSGNFYFANTGERADVYGVEAEARFDIIKAETTGTPDLNMTLNATKMWHNQDLYDIFQYNSKTETELQGAAGFIFNGALSYSTNTENEFQATLTGNYSSDKILALGAPEDFVNSATLFNNEIIEKGFTTVDLVMSKVINKTFAVKFSAKNLLNPDIEQTQEIKPLSGEAFTDVVNSYKKGISLSLSLKINLN; encoded by the coding sequence ATGAATAGATTGATTATTAGCATTCTGCTGCTAATTCAGGGTTTAGTGGTTACAGCACAAACAGGAACAATTAAAGGAACTGTAACCGATGCCAAAACAAAAGAGGCTCTAATCGGGACCACTGTTTTAATTAAAGGAACAACACAGGGGACAATTACTGATTTTGATGGAAATTATGTAATCCCAAATGTAACAGCGGGAACGCATACTATTGCGGTTTCGTTTATTTCGTATGACACACAGGAATTTCAGGTTGAAGTTACCGCCGGTCAGGAAACAATGTTAAATGTTGATTTGGCTCCGGCAACTTTGGAAATTGAAGGTGTTCAGGTAGTTGCAAAAGCCAAGCGCGAATCGGAAGCCATGTTGCTTATCGATCAGAAAAACGCTTCGGGTATTAAAGAAAGTATTGGGTCGAAAAGGATGTCGAGCCTCGGCATTTCTGACGCTGCTTCAGCAACATCAAAAATTTCGGGTGTTACCAAAAACGAAGGTAGTGGCGATATTTATATCCGTGGATTGGGCGACCGTTATTTAACAACAACGATGAACGGTTTGCCAATTCCGTCTGATGATGTAGAAAAGAAAAACATCGATCTGAATATGTTTTCAACAGACATTATTGGTAATGTTGGAATCAACAAAACCTTTTCGGTTGAAACCTACGGCGACCAGGCTTCGGGAGCTGTAAATATTGGTTCAAAAACCTACTCAGAGAAAATCGAAATTGAAGCTTCAACAGGTAGTTCGACAAACGTTTTAAAAGATGGAAATTTTGGGGCTTTTAAAGCTACACAAAACATCAACGATATAAACCTGTTTGGTAATTACAGCAGAACGTATGCTCCCGGCGATGCCATTAAATACCAAAGCTGGAATACCGAAGATCAGAAATTTCCTTTAAACAGGGGCTTGTCTTTAATGGGAGGCAAAAAGTTTGAGTTATTTAATAACGACTTTTCCGTTTTTGCCACACTTTCACATTCAAACGATTTTGAATACCGCAATGGTGTTTACCGTAAATACCGTTCGAATGTTTTGGATAACTCGTACACCGATGCCGAAACATTTCAAACAGAATACAATACCACAGGATTGCTAAACCTTACTTACGATTTTAATACCGATCACTCTTTGAATTACAATACTATGGTGATTTTTAAAACTGTTGACCAATTGTACGAGCAGGGTAGAAACGGTGAAGGTTATGCTTACGACCAGTTGCCTCAGCAAGAAGCTGCGTTTACCCGCGACCAGAACTTAAAAGAAACACAGATTATTATTAACCAGTTGCTTGGCACACATAATATCACCGAGAAAAACAAGGTAGAGTGGGCTGTTGGCTACAACATGGTTGACGCTGATGAACCAAACCGCATTCACAACGAAGTGAATATGCTTGATGAGAATACAGTTGGTTTTGCCTACGTAGGCGACTTCCAGCAAAAGAAATCGATGCAAACCATCAGCGATGATGAATTGAATGGTTACCTGAAAGATATTATCACTTTTATTGATGAAGATGATAAAACACTGAAGCTAAATATTGGTGGAAACTTCAGAATGAAAAGCAGAGATTTTTATTCGCTTCCATACGGTGTTAGAGCAAAGAATGTAACTGTACAATCAATCGACAACATTGACGAAGCGTTATTAAATCTCAATATGTACGATAACGGTGAACTGAGAGTACGCGAAGTTGATCCTGATTATTATGATGCAACATTAGATGTTTATGCCGGATACTTAAATGTTGATTTCGGCAAGGATAAACTTAGCGGAAATGTTGGTGTACGTTACGAACGCGATGATTTAAAAGTTAACTGGAATGTTACCAACTATGTTGGAAGAGTTGGTGGCCTTAATGAATCATACGATAATATTTTGCCTGCATTGATGTTGAAATACCAGGCTAACGAAAAACATTCGATTCGATTGGTAGCCAGTAAAACTATCACACTTCCTGAGTTTAAGGAATTAGCACCCTTCGAATATGTTTCCCCAACAGGCCGTGTAACAAAAGGTAATCCCGACCTGATAAAATCAGATAATTACAACTTCGACCTGAAATGGGAATTTTTCCCTGATCGCGGAGAACTGTTCTCGGTCACCGGTTTCTACAAAATGATAAACGACCCGATTAACATGGCACAAACACGCGGATCGTCGGGTAACTTTTACTTTGCCAATACCGGCGAACGTGCCGACGTTTACGGTGTGGAAGCGGAGGCCCGTTTCGATATTATTAAAGCAGAAACTACCGGGACACCTGATTTGAATATGACTTTGAACGCTACAAAAATGTGGCACAACCAGGATCTGTACGATATTTTCCAATACAATAGTAAAACTGAAACTGAATTACAGGGAGCTGCCGGATTTATTTTTAACGGTGCTTTAAGTTATTCAACCAACACCGAAAATGAATTTCAGGCCACTTTAACCGGTAACTATTCATCGGATAAAATTCTGGCGTTGGGTGCTCCTGAAGACTTTGTAAACAGTGCAACGCTGTTCAACAACGAAATTATTGAAAAAGGATTTACAACGGTTGACCTCGTAATGAGCAAAGTGATCAATAAAACTTTTGCAGTAAAGTTTTCAGCAAAAAACCTGTTAAATCCTGATATCGAGCAAACACAGGAAATCAAACCTTTATCGGGTGAAGCATTCACCGATGTTGTAAATTCTTACAAAAAAGGTATTAGCCTCAGTTTAAGTCTCAAAATAAATCTGAATTAA
- a CDS encoding ATP-binding protein yields the protein MKKNFSAQIFFYYSVIFVIFTATVLVYQYQREKDFRASQLEALLDNTSEITYRFIEQNELFATKNFDQVAEVVNLFPQSNTRITVIDKTGKVLYDSFVDDYQEMENHLHRPEIQKATDHGIGANIRVSATTKQEFYYYAKQYPKYFVRAALVYDVEVKDFLKTSRIFIVFIIGLFLFIGLLLTLVTLRLSGTIKKLKDFALKAGNNELVEYDNEFPENELGIISSQIITIYNNLKKTKDDLSTEREKLFNHLDALDEAIAFFSEKRKITLSNGRFVQIVNLMSKKEVTSSSKILKLPEFEKLNKFINRETVNPDFGKSDKLPQLVYTVSKNEKYYKIQAIIFADKSFEVVITDVTRLEKRRLLKQQLTSNIAHELKTPLSSIRGYLETILDNWPIPPEKLRYFLEKAFFQSERLTTLINDVSLINNIEDAGELFEMKQVDLKKVCDDIYEYFQSKIEDNNIDFIEDVEPETVINGNESLLFSVFQNLMENAINYGGKGIQIHIRCYHQDDNYYYFSFFNSGSEIPEAHLPRLFERFYRVDKGRSRAKGGTGLGLAIVKNAITLHKGSVSVKNRQKGGVEFLFSLSKE from the coding sequence GTGAAGAAAAACTTTAGCGCTCAAATATTTTTCTATTACAGCGTAATATTTGTAATATTTACCGCTACAGTTTTGGTATACCAGTACCAGCGCGAAAAGGACTTTCGGGCCTCGCAGCTTGAAGCTTTACTGGATAATACCTCAGAAATTACCTACCGGTTTATTGAGCAGAATGAATTATTTGCCACAAAAAATTTCGATCAGGTTGCCGAAGTGGTCAATTTGTTTCCGCAAAGCAATACCCGTATAACGGTTATCGACAAAACAGGGAAGGTTCTTTACGATAGTTTTGTAGACGACTATCAGGAAATGGAGAATCATCTTCACCGGCCCGAAATTCAAAAAGCGACCGACCACGGAATTGGAGCAAACATTCGCGTGTCGGCAACAACAAAACAAGAGTTTTACTATTACGCCAAACAATACCCGAAGTATTTTGTGCGCGCCGCACTGGTTTACGATGTTGAGGTAAAAGATTTTCTAAAAACCAGTCGTATTTTTATTGTGTTTATCATTGGCTTGTTCTTATTTATTGGGCTGCTGTTAACTTTGGTAACACTTCGCCTGTCGGGAACAATTAAAAAGCTAAAAGACTTTGCTTTAAAAGCAGGAAACAATGAGCTGGTAGAGTATGACAATGAATTTCCTGAAAATGAGTTGGGTATCATCAGTTCGCAGATTATTACCATTTATAATAACCTGAAGAAAACAAAAGATGACCTGTCTACCGAACGGGAAAAATTATTTAACCACCTTGATGCGCTCGACGAGGCCATTGCTTTCTTTTCGGAAAAACGAAAAATCACCCTTTCAAACGGGCGTTTTGTGCAAATTGTAAACCTCATGTCGAAAAAGGAGGTGACATCTTCAAGTAAAATTTTGAAGTTGCCCGAATTTGAAAAACTAAATAAGTTTATAAATCGGGAAACGGTTAATCCTGACTTCGGGAAAAGCGACAAACTGCCGCAATTGGTTTATACCGTATCGAAAAACGAAAAGTACTACAAAATACAGGCGATTATTTTTGCCGATAAAAGTTTTGAGGTGGTAATTACCGATGTTACCCGTTTAGAAAAGCGCCGCCTATTAAAACAGCAACTTACATCGAACATTGCACACGAACTAAAAACCCCGCTATCCTCAATTCGCGGATACCTTGAAACTATTCTCGATAACTGGCCGATACCCCCCGAAAAACTAAGGTACTTTCTCGAAAAAGCCTTTTTTCAGTCGGAGCGTTTAACAACATTAATTAACGATGTTTCGCTCATTAACAATATTGAGGATGCCGGCGAATTGTTTGAAATGAAGCAAGTTGACCTAAAAAAAGTATGCGACGATATTTACGAGTATTTTCAAAGTAAAATTGAGGATAACAACATTGATTTTATTGAAGACGTAGAACCTGAAACAGTTATAAACGGAAACGAATCCCTGCTATTCTCCGTTTTCCAAAACCTGATGGAAAATGCAATAAATTATGGTGGCAAGGGAATCCAAATTCATATACGTTGTTATCATCAGGACGATAATTATTACTACTTCTCATTTTTTAACTCAGGCTCTGAAATCCCCGAAGCTCACCTGCCGCGATTGTTCGAGCGTTTTTACAGGGTTGATAAAGGGCGGTCGCGCGCAAAAGGCGGAACCGGACTTGGATTGGCAATTGTGAAAAATGCCATTACGCTGCACAAAGGGAGCGTGTCAGTTAAAAACAGGCAAAAAGGCGGTGTTGAGTTTCTGTTTTCGCTTTCAAAAGAGTAG
- a CDS encoding response regulator transcription factor, with product MEDNHKILIVDDEKDLCEILQFNLESEGFTIDIANSGEEALEMPLEEYHLILLDVMMEGLSGYKVANIIRKDRKLQVPIIFLTAKVEENDILTGFNVGADDYISKPFSIKEVVARIKAILKRGLKADEESKKVVYKELKIDFKKKATTIEGDPVNLTRKEYEILSLLMKNMGQYISREEILKRIWKDDVIVTERNVDVNIARLRKKIGDYGANIKGKSGYGYCFQ from the coding sequence ATGGAAGACAATCACAAAATTTTAATTGTTGACGACGAAAAAGATCTCTGCGAAATTTTGCAGTTCAACCTTGAAAGTGAGGGATTTACAATAGATATTGCCAATTCGGGAGAAGAAGCATTGGAAATGCCGCTTGAGGAATATCATCTCATCCTGCTGGACGTTATGATGGAAGGTTTGTCGGGATATAAAGTAGCCAACATCATCCGTAAAGACCGTAAACTACAGGTGCCAATTATATTTTTAACTGCAAAAGTAGAGGAAAACGATATTCTTACCGGTTTTAATGTAGGTGCCGACGATTACATTTCAAAACCATTCTCGATTAAAGAGGTAGTTGCCCGGATTAAAGCCATTTTAAAACGTGGATTAAAAGCCGACGAAGAATCGAAAAAAGTGGTGTATAAAGAACTTAAAATTGATTTTAAGAAAAAAGCCACAACCATTGAGGGCGACCCTGTAAACCTTACCCGCAAAGAGTACGAAATTTTATCGCTGCTAATGAAAAATATGGGACAATACATTAGCCGCGAAGAAATTTTAAAACGAATTTGGAAAGACGATGTAATTGTAACCGAAAGAAATGTGGATGTTAATATTGCACGCTTACGCAAAAAAATCGGCGACTACGGGGCAAACATCAAAGGAAAATCAGGTTACGGTTATTGTTTTCAATAA
- a CDS encoding porin has product MKKTLVIIALMVVFINRGFAQDDEFVPSGSGFATIFANFHHGVTNASSDESAFELVRGYLGYEYNFSPNFYAKINLDIGSPEDLSEYAKSRRYAYFKNAYLRYSKGKLQVEFGLIGLKQFKQMEKVWERRYLMKTLADENKLGASADLGMNINYTISDVWDVDFTIANGEGYNNIQSDGVFKYAVGTSIQFLENFSSRLYYDYTSDDISQSTYHAFLSYDFNGKANLAGEGIYRENDGWDKDYNRYGFSLYGKYNINERYQLFARYDKISSNKLDGEENPWNLSDDGSALVAGLQFQPIKNIKFALNYQDWVPYAANADTKAFIYLNLEVKL; this is encoded by the coding sequence ATGAAAAAGACTTTAGTAATTATTGCCCTGATGGTAGTTTTCATCAATCGGGGTTTTGCCCAGGATGACGAGTTTGTTCCGTCAGGCTCTGGATTTGCAACTATTTTTGCGAACTTCCACCATGGAGTTACCAACGCATCAAGCGACGAATCGGCGTTTGAATTGGTGCGCGGCTATTTGGGTTACGAATACAATTTCAGCCCAAACTTTTATGCTAAAATAAACCTCGATATTGGTAGCCCCGAAGACCTTTCGGAGTACGCCAAATCGCGTCGGTATGCCTATTTTAAAAATGCCTACCTGCGTTATTCCAAGGGGAAACTACAAGTTGAATTCGGATTGATTGGCTTAAAGCAATTTAAGCAAATGGAAAAAGTGTGGGAACGACGCTACCTGATGAAAACCCTGGCCGACGAAAACAAGCTGGGCGCTTCGGCCGACCTTGGAATGAATATTAACTATACAATCTCGGATGTGTGGGATGTAGATTTTACCATTGCAAACGGCGAAGGTTACAACAACATTCAAAGCGATGGTGTTTTTAAATATGCTGTTGGTACCAGTATTCAGTTCCTCGAAAATTTTAGTTCGCGATTGTATTACGACTATACCAGCGACGACATTTCCCAATCAACCTATCATGCATTTCTTTCGTATGATTTTAACGGAAAAGCGAATTTGGCCGGCGAAGGAATTTACCGCGAAAACGATGGCTGGGACAAAGACTACAACCGCTATGGATTTTCGTTGTACGGAAAATACAATATTAACGAACGTTACCAGCTATTTGCCCGCTACGATAAAATAAGTTCGAACAAATTAGATGGCGAGGAAAACCCGTGGAACCTGTCGGATGACGGAAGTGCGCTGGTTGCCGGGCTTCAGTTTCAGCCCATTAAAAACATCAAGTTTGCTTTAAACTACCAGGATTGGGTACCTTATGCTGCCAATGCTGATACCAAAGCATTTATTTACCTAAACCTTGAAGTTAAACTTTAA
- a CDS encoding T9SS type A sorting domain-containing protein — translation MKYTLPTILFFLIPSILFAQWIELNGSSNFSFNDYTKNICTDSNGFIYTSGYFTNTNGNTFVAKWNGTNWSELGGENNSTFNGSILSMCADNKGNLYVAGTFTNINGNWYVAVWDGEKWSELGGENKSNFNESISQIICDSNGHLYAIGMFTNEYNESYIAKWNGKNWEKLKNPNNQYSTLTSMTSDHLGNIYLTTYNPTIIPYIDVLKWDGQTWTKLGVFKNTFQYGNVVTIETDLYGNVFCAGNFKNSDDEFYVAKWDGQDWIELNNSNKSIFNNGITTLTTDIQGNLYAAGLFTNENDDVYVAKWDGDEWSELGGENSSNFYWNIWDIEVLDNGNILTTAQLKSPSFKNYIAKYTVTDDYPDILTNYIFPNPTTNFITIRGNYSEIQIIDVTGRIVLKNQSDEIKTITKIDVSNFKTGVYFLVGQTIDKQKTIQKFIKN, via the coding sequence ATGAAATATACATTACCAACAATTCTATTTTTTTTAATACCAAGCATTCTATTTGCTCAATGGATTGAACTAAATGGTTCTTCGAATTTTTCATTTAACGATTACACTAAGAACATTTGCACCGATAGTAATGGATTTATTTATACAAGTGGATATTTTACAAATACTAATGGTAATACATTTGTTGCCAAATGGAACGGGACCAATTGGTCGGAGTTAGGAGGCGAAAACAACTCAACATTTAACGGAAGTATTTTATCAATGTGTGCTGACAATAAAGGTAATCTTTATGTTGCAGGTACTTTTACAAATATAAATGGTAATTGGTATGTTGCTGTTTGGGACGGGGAAAAATGGAGTGAATTAGGAGGAGAGAATAAATCAAATTTCAACGAGTCAATTTCACAAATTATTTGCGATTCCAATGGACATTTATATGCAATAGGAATGTTTACTAATGAATACAACGAAAGTTATATTGCAAAATGGAATGGTAAAAATTGGGAAAAACTAAAAAACCCAAATAATCAATATTCGACATTAACTTCAATGACTTCTGACCATTTGGGTAATATTTATTTGACAACTTATAATCCAACAATTATCCCTTATATCGATGTATTAAAATGGGATGGACAAACCTGGACTAAACTGGGCGTCTTTAAAAACACCTTTCAATATGGAAATGTTGTTACAATTGAAACAGATTTGTACGGAAATGTTTTCTGTGCTGGTAATTTTAAAAACTCAGACGACGAATTTTACGTTGCAAAATGGGATGGACAAGACTGGATAGAATTAAACAATTCAAATAAATCTATCTTTAATAATGGTATTACAACTTTAACCACAGACATTCAAGGTAATTTATATGCAGCAGGACTTTTCACTAATGAAAATGACGATGTCTATGTTGCAAAATGGGACGGAGATGAATGGAGTGAATTGGGAGGGGAAAATTCCTCCAACTTCTATTGGAATATTTGGGATATTGAAGTTTTAGACAATGGAAATATTTTAACAACAGCACAACTAAAAAGTCCAAGTTTCAAAAATTACATAGCAAAATATACTGTTACAGATGACTATCCAGACATTTTAACAAATTATATTTTCCCAAATCCTACAACTAATTTTATTACAATTAGGGGAAATTATTCAGAGATACAAATTATTGATGTGACAGGGAGAATTGTTTTAAAAAATCAGTCTGATGAAATTAAAACAATAACAAAAATAGATGTTTCAAATTTTAAAACGGGAGTTTATTTTTTAGTTGGACAAACTATTGACAAACAAAAAACAATACAGAAATTTATAAAGAATTGA